In Streptococcus parauberis NCFD 2020, the sequence TTTCACTGGTTAAACCAATAATATTAACTTTTTGTTGATGTAATTGCTCTAAATGGCGTAGAGCATCATTCTTTTTTGATTTACCAGAATAGGAAATAATTAAAGCGACATCATTTTCGGTTAAAGAGTTAGCCATCAAACCAAATTCACTACTGCTAGCAATCTCGATACTTTTACCAATAGTTAACATATTACGCTTGAAAAGATGAGCGATATAATCATTAGGACTGAGTCCAAATACAACAACACGTTTAGCTTTTCTGAGGAAAGTAACGGCTTTATTTAATTCATTCTCAGACAACTTATCAGCTGTATCTTGAATACTTTCTTTCTCAATTGTAGCTATTTTTTGAATGATATCACTGGCGCTGTCTTCTTCATTAAAAGGAAGGCTGTGATCAATATCAGAATAGTGGGTCTCAGAATAATAGCGTTCAGATAAAAGAACTGGTAAAAAATCTGTCCAACCTTTATAACCCAGAGCTTGCGCAAAACGCACAATACTAGACTTAGAACTAAAGCTAATTCGAGCAATATCATCAAGGGATAGTTGTTCAATAGTACCAAGGTTATCAAGAATCGATTGAGCTATTGTAGCTTTAGACGATTTCCCCATCTGCGCCAATTCATTTATATCATCCAGCATAAGTTTATTTATCCTTTTCACTCTATTTCATTTTTGAAGAGAAGGTTCACTAGAATGTGAAACCGTATACCAAGTGTATCTGAAATTTTAATATTTGTCCATAATGCAAGGTATAATAAAACTAGATTTTCAAGGAAAATGGAGACTATTATGACCTTACCAAATGATTTTTTATGGGGTGGTGCTGTTGCGGCTAATCAAGCTGAAGGTGGAATGCTTGCAGGAGGTCGTGGATTAACCAATACAGATGTGGTGCCGATGGGTTCTGACAGGATGGCGATTGCTAAAGGCGATCTGGACAACCTCGAGCGCAGAGCTGATTACTTTTATCCTAGTCAGGATGCCATTGAGATGCATGATCACTATTTTGAGGATATTGACCTCTTAGCTGGGATGGGCTTGAAGTGTTTTCGGATGTCCATTTCCTGGACCCGTATTTTTCCAAATGGTGATGATCAAGAACCAAATGAAGAAGGCTTAGCCTATTACCAAAAAATCTTTGAAAAATTACAAAGTTATGGGATTGAACCTTTGGTGACCCTTGCCCACTTTGATGTGCCCTTGGCTTTAATCAAAAAATATGGAGCCTGGCGTGATTCAAGAATGGTTGAGGCTTACGTCAATTATGCCAAAACAGTCTTTAGCAGGTATAAAGGCTTAGTCAAATACTGGTTGTCAATCAATGAAATTAATATTCTCTTACATCAACCTTTCCAAGGTGGGGGTATCTTATTTAAGGATGGTGATAATAAGGAAGAAGTCATATATCAGGCTGCCCATTATCAATTATTAGCTTCCGCACTGGCTACTAAATGGGCACATGAGATTGATCCTGAAAACAAAGTCGGTTGTATGTTAGCTGGTGGGAGCCATTATCCTTATACTTGTCGGCCAGAGGATTATCTGGAAGCAATTCATCGTGATAATGGGGAGTA encodes:
- a CDS encoding MurR/RpiR family transcriptional regulator produces the protein MLDDINELAQMGKSSKATIAQSILDNLGTIEQLSLDDIARISFSSKSSIVRFAQALGYKGWTDFLPVLLSERYYSETHYSDIDHSLPFNEEDSASDIIQKIATIEKESIQDTADKLSENELNKAVTFLRKAKRVVVFGLSPNDYIAHLFKRNMLTIGKSIEIASSSEFGLMANSLTENDVALIISYSGKSKKNDALRHLEQLHQQKVNIIGLTSEKGRYLQEQADAYFTICTREDKQKKIGNFSTEESILFILNTIYALYFKQDYFRNYVRKINLSTSLEHDR
- a CDS encoding 6-phospho-beta-glucosidase, which encodes MTLPNDFLWGGAVAANQAEGGMLAGGRGLTNTDVVPMGSDRMAIAKGDLDNLERRADYFYPSQDAIEMHDHYFEDIDLLAGMGLKCFRMSISWTRIFPNGDDQEPNEEGLAYYQKIFEKLQSYGIEPLVTLAHFDVPLALIKKYGAWRDSRMVEAYVNYAKTVFSRYKGLVKYWLSINEINILLHQPFQGGGILFKDGDNKEEVIYQAAHYQLLASALATKWAHEIDPENKVGCMLAGGSHYPYTCRPEDYLEAIHRDNGEYFFIDIQARGYYPNYALKKFERDNLQIIMTEEEKAILKENPVDFVSFSYYCSRTVSAFEEDYQMSTGNLFKSIKNPHLQSTEWGWQIDPLGLRSSLNMLYNRYQKPLFIVENGLGAIDVPDESGFVEDDYRIDYTKQHIIALKDAVEIDGVDLLGYTSWGIIDLVAASTGQMSKRYGFIYVDKDDQGKGTLKRVPKKSYYWYKNVINSNGDKFDF